One genomic window of Moorella glycerini includes the following:
- a CDS encoding dihydroorotate dehydrogenase, whose protein sequence is MADIQVNLCGRALKAPFILGSGPLSYSGASLVAACEAGAGAAVTKTLRARPADNPFPHMVAAGPGTIINGEKWADLTAEQWINEEIPYAKARGAVVIASVGHTPEEARELVEPVARAGADFIELVSYREDTMVPMLEETKKRVNIPVLAKMSPNWPDLPGAAGRFLAAGADALTVADSYGPVLRLDIRTARPVLGSPYGFGWLTGAALKPITLRCVAEVALAHKAAIVGLGGVGNAEDAVEMLLAGATAIGVCTAAINKGVKIFGELNRKLAALLDELGYPSVAAASGRALSHLRAGEQKEKLVFQYDPGKCNRCLLCVTRCPYGARTLREDKVMGLDEGQCRSCGYCVSLCRQGALTSNYLAGPV, encoded by the coding sequence ATGGCTGACATCCAGGTTAACCTTTGTGGTCGCGCCCTGAAAGCTCCCTTTATCCTCGGTTCCGGCCCCCTGTCCTATTCTGGGGCATCCCTGGTGGCCGCCTGTGAGGCCGGGGCCGGCGCTGCAGTCACCAAGACCCTGCGCGCCAGACCGGCGGACAACCCCTTCCCCCATATGGTTGCCGCCGGGCCAGGAACCATAATTAACGGTGAGAAATGGGCCGACCTCACGGCCGAACAATGGATCAATGAAGAAATACCCTATGCCAAAGCCAGGGGAGCGGTGGTGATCGCTTCTGTGGGCCATACCCCGGAAGAAGCCAGAGAACTGGTGGAACCGGTAGCCCGGGCCGGGGCCGATTTTATCGAACTGGTATCCTACCGGGAAGATACCATGGTGCCCATGCTGGAAGAGACTAAAAAGCGGGTCAATATCCCCGTCCTGGCCAAGATGTCACCTAACTGGCCCGACCTGCCCGGCGCGGCCGGTCGTTTTCTCGCAGCGGGGGCCGATGCCCTGACGGTGGCCGACTCCTACGGGCCAGTTCTGCGCCTGGACATCAGGACGGCCCGGCCGGTCCTGGGCAGTCCCTACGGTTTTGGCTGGCTGACGGGAGCTGCCTTAAAGCCCATTACCCTGCGCTGCGTGGCCGAAGTGGCCCTGGCCCATAAGGCGGCCATCGTCGGCCTGGGAGGAGTAGGCAATGCTGAAGATGCCGTGGAAATGCTCCTGGCCGGGGCAACGGCCATCGGGGTCTGTACGGCGGCCATAAACAAAGGGGTTAAAATCTTCGGGGAACTGAACCGGAAACTGGCAGCTCTCCTGGACGAGCTGGGCTACCCCTCGGTGGCTGCCGCTTCCGGCCGGGCTTTATCCCATCTCCGGGCCGGGGAACAAAAGGAAAAGTTAGTATTCCAATATGACCCTGGGAAGTGTAACCGCTGCCTCCTGTGTGTTACCCGCTGTCCCTATGGCGCCCGGACTTTAAGGGAAGATAAAGTCATGGGCCTGGACGAAGGACAGTGCCGCTCCTGCGGCTACTGCGTGTCCCTCTGCCGCCAGGGGGCCCTGACGAGTAATTATCTGGCCGGTCCAGTTTAG
- a CDS encoding YgeY family selenium metabolism-linked hydrolase, translating into MRGDLQAFVEGNRDALVTFLRKLIATPSLSGQEGEVAGVLATEMQRVGFDEVFSDSLGNLAGRVGQGRTVVLYDAHMDTVPAGDAAAWGFDPFQGKYENGIIYGRGASDDKGCLACMVYAGKAIKELNLAGDFTLYVVGVVGEEVGEGNGIKSFIEETGIKPDYVLIGEASGLRICRGHRGRALFEVAIPGKSGHASAPELADNALYKAAAFIRDVEKMGATFAEDPFLGKGTIAATKVDCKTPSLNTIPGECVVYLDRRLTAGEGKEEALEQVRRVATPYGGRVSIMEYAEPGYKGKIIGGEEFFPAWSLPEEHPLVQAGARAFREALGREPVIGRWGFSTDGTYTAGQASIPTIGFGPGDERYPHSEQDQIAVAEMLEAVAVYALLPGMLARSKQESPAGLSATPA; encoded by the coding sequence ATGCGCGGGGATTTACAGGCCTTTGTCGAGGGTAACCGGGATGCCCTGGTAACTTTTTTAAGAAAATTAATAGCCACCCCCAGCCTGTCCGGCCAGGAGGGGGAAGTGGCCGGGGTCCTGGCTACAGAGATGCAGCGAGTCGGCTTTGACGAAGTCTTCAGCGACAGCCTCGGTAACCTGGCCGGACGGGTCGGCCAGGGCCGGACTGTAGTCCTCTATGATGCCCACATGGATACGGTGCCGGCCGGTGACGCGGCTGCCTGGGGTTTTGATCCCTTCCAGGGTAAGTATGAAAACGGCATCATCTACGGCCGGGGGGCCAGCGATGATAAGGGTTGCCTGGCCTGCATGGTCTATGCCGGCAAGGCTATAAAAGAATTAAACCTGGCAGGCGACTTTACCCTTTATGTCGTCGGCGTGGTAGGTGAAGAAGTAGGCGAGGGCAACGGGATAAAAAGCTTTATAGAAGAAACAGGGATTAAACCCGACTACGTTTTAATTGGGGAAGCCAGCGGCCTGCGCATCTGCCGCGGCCATCGCGGCCGCGCCCTTTTCGAAGTGGCTATACCGGGCAAGAGCGGCCACGCCAGCGCGCCGGAACTGGCGGACAACGCCCTTTATAAAGCCGCAGCCTTCATCAGAGATGTGGAAAAAATGGGCGCCACCTTTGCCGAAGATCCTTTTCTTGGCAAGGGCACCATTGCAGCGACGAAGGTGGATTGCAAGACACCATCCCTCAATACTATTCCCGGCGAGTGTGTCGTTTACCTGGACCGGCGCCTGACGGCAGGCGAGGGTAAGGAAGAAGCCCTGGAGCAGGTGCGCCGGGTAGCGACCCCCTATGGCGGCCGCGTAAGTATTATGGAATACGCCGAGCCCGGTTATAAAGGGAAAATTATTGGCGGGGAAGAGTTCTTCCCGGCCTGGTCCCTGCCGGAGGAGCACCCCCTGGTGCAGGCCGGCGCCCGGGCCTTCCGGGAGGCCCTGGGAAGGGAGCCGGTCATCGGCCGCTGGGGCTTTTCTACCGACGGCACCTATACCGCCGGCCAGGCAAGCATTCCTACCATAGGCTTCGGACCCGGCGATGAACGCTACCCCCATTCCGAGCAGGACCAGATAGCTGTAGCGGAAATGCTGGAAGCGGTGGCTGTTTATGCCCTGTTACCAGGGATGCTGGCTAGGAGTAAACAGGAGTCCCCTGCGGGATTGAGCGCTACGCCAGCGTAG
- the hydA gene encoding dihydropyrimidinase, translating into MDLLLKGGWVVTAARVEQADVAIEGEKIAAVGPDLAAPGAVVRDVTGKYILPGAIDAHVHYQMPIGDLLTADDWFTGTRLAACGGVTTVIDYAEPASPAESLTEALNKRLEEARDQACVDFGLHQVVMPGQEEDEGELRAVVAKGVTSFKVFTTYAQRLSLAAIGRLLRQARRLGALVTVHCEDHEIVTAKREELIAAGRTDPAYHALSRPATAEVKAIRDVITLAGEAGAPVYIVHVSTGGGAEAIAAARSKGQQVYGETCPHYLLLTESQYTGPASRLFLMCPPLRTAADNDLLWRHLAGGALQVVATDHCSYSREQKAAGTAFYDTPSGVPGTETLLPLLYSYGVRNGWLTLPQLVGVLAANPARLFGLYPRKGSLKPGSDADVVIFDPRRQVTLTAASLHSAAGYTVFEGFNLQGYPEATYLRGRLIYDKGTFLGRAGQGQFLPGRIAAT; encoded by the coding sequence GTGGACCTCTTACTGAAGGGCGGGTGGGTTGTCACCGCCGCACGGGTAGAACAGGCCGACGTGGCCATTGAGGGAGAAAAAATTGCTGCCGTAGGCCCGGACCTGGCTGCGCCAGGAGCGGTGGTCCGGGACGTAACCGGTAAATATATCCTGCCCGGAGCCATCGATGCCCACGTCCATTACCAGATGCCCATCGGCGACCTGCTGACGGCCGACGACTGGTTTACCGGGACGCGGCTGGCTGCTTGCGGTGGCGTCACTACCGTTATCGATTATGCCGAGCCCGCAAGCCCTGCGGAATCTTTGACTGAAGCCCTGAACAAGCGCCTGGAGGAAGCCAGGGATCAGGCCTGTGTAGACTTCGGCCTGCACCAGGTGGTCATGCCCGGCCAGGAGGAAGACGAAGGGGAGTTAAGGGCCGTAGTGGCCAAGGGTGTCACCAGCTTCAAGGTTTTTACCACCTATGCCCAGCGCCTGAGCCTGGCCGCCATCGGCCGCCTGCTCAGACAGGCCCGCCGGCTGGGGGCTCTGGTCACGGTTCACTGTGAGGATCATGAAATAGTTACAGCTAAGAGGGAAGAGTTAATTGCCGCCGGCCGGACGGACCCGGCCTACCATGCCTTGAGCCGCCCGGCAACGGCAGAGGTCAAGGCCATCCGGGACGTTATTACCCTGGCCGGGGAAGCCGGAGCGCCTGTCTATATCGTGCACGTCTCTACCGGCGGGGGAGCGGAAGCCATTGCCGCTGCCCGCAGCAAAGGCCAGCAGGTCTACGGCGAAACCTGCCCCCACTACCTGCTCCTTACGGAGTCTCAATATACCGGGCCGGCCAGCCGCCTTTTCCTCATGTGCCCTCCTCTCCGGACGGCGGCCGACAATGACCTCCTCTGGCGGCACCTGGCTGGTGGCGCCCTCCAGGTGGTGGCTACTGATCACTGCAGCTACAGCCGGGAACAGAAGGCCGCCGGCACGGCCTTTTATGATACCCCCTCCGGGGTGCCTGGAACGGAGACATTATTACCCCTGCTTTATTCCTATGGCGTCCGTAACGGCTGGCTGACCCTGCCCCAGCTGGTCGGCGTGCTGGCCGCCAACCCGGCCCGCCTTTTCGGCCTCTACCCGCGTAAGGGAAGCCTCAAGCCGGGGAGTGACGCCGATGTGGTAATTTTTGATCCCCGCAGGCAGGTTACCCTGACGGCGGCCAGCCTTCATTCAGCGGCCGGTTATACCGTCTTTGAAGGTTTTAACCTCCAGGGCTACCCGGAAGCTACCTACCTGCGGGGCCGGCTTATTTACGATAAGGGTACTTTCCTGGGCCGGGCCGGCCAGGGCCAGTTCCTTCCCGGCCGGATTGCGGCCACCTAA
- a CDS encoding threonine synthase yields MSNVTQLRCINCSRTYQPRPGFYTCPICGSTDGILDVEYDYDYINKYISKESLAGNREPSLWRYRPFLPVAQEGPLPPLRVGWSPLYRAGRLGAELGLKELYLKDDGINPTGSLKDRPSAVAVARALAEGAGVVACSSTGNAASSLAGAAAAVGLKAVIFVPGRAPQGKVAQLLIFGATVISVQGSYEDAFRLSAAAIEEHGWYNRNAAINPYLVEGKKTACLEVAEQLHWEVPDWVVLSVGDGCTMAGAWKAWVDLKKAGWIEKLPRMLGVQAEGCCPITRAFREGTRVRPMAENTLADSIAVGVPRNPEKALRAVRDSRGTMINVSDEEILAAMRVLGRTSGVFGEPAGVAGTAGLIKAVREGIIKPEERVVVLVTGNGLKDVANAIKAAGEPIRVAPSLEALHKALGDLKLPNYGWGYVPEPRIVKRR; encoded by the coding sequence GTGAGCAACGTTACCCAGTTACGCTGTATTAATTGCAGCCGGACTTATCAACCCCGGCCCGGCTTTTATACCTGCCCCATCTGCGGGTCAACCGACGGTATCTTAGACGTGGAATACGATTATGACTATATCAACAAGTATATCTCTAAGGAAAGCCTGGCCGGCAACAGGGAGCCTTCTCTGTGGCGCTATCGCCCCTTCCTGCCGGTGGCCCAGGAGGGACCCCTGCCGCCTTTAAGGGTGGGCTGGAGTCCCCTCTACCGGGCCGGCCGCCTGGGGGCCGAGCTGGGTCTAAAGGAATTATACCTCAAAGATGATGGGATTAATCCTACTGGCTCCCTGAAGGACCGGCCCTCGGCCGTGGCTGTGGCCCGGGCCCTGGCCGAAGGGGCCGGGGTGGTGGCCTGTTCTTCCACCGGCAATGCCGCTTCCTCCCTGGCGGGGGCAGCGGCTGCCGTGGGCCTGAAGGCCGTGATCTTTGTCCCCGGCCGGGCGCCCCAGGGCAAGGTGGCCCAGCTCTTAATCTTCGGGGCTACGGTCATCAGCGTCCAGGGTTCCTATGAAGACGCTTTTCGCCTGTCGGCTGCCGCCATAGAGGAACACGGCTGGTATAACCGCAATGCTGCCATTAACCCCTACCTGGTGGAAGGCAAGAAGACCGCCTGCCTGGAGGTGGCCGAACAGCTGCACTGGGAAGTACCCGACTGGGTGGTCCTCTCGGTGGGTGATGGTTGCACCATGGCCGGGGCCTGGAAGGCCTGGGTGGACCTGAAAAAAGCCGGCTGGATTGAGAAGCTGCCGCGGATGCTGGGGGTCCAGGCCGAAGGCTGCTGCCCCATTACCCGTGCCTTCCGGGAGGGCACCAGGGTGCGTCCTATGGCAGAAAATACCCTGGCAGACAGCATTGCCGTCGGCGTACCCCGCAATCCCGAAAAGGCCCTGCGGGCCGTTCGTGATTCCCGCGGGACTATGATTAATGTTAGCGATGAAGAAATACTGGCGGCCATGCGGGTCCTGGGCCGGACCAGCGGCGTTTTCGGTGAACCGGCCGGGGTGGCCGGTACGGCCGGCCTCATCAAAGCCGTCCGGGAAGGGATTATTAAGCCGGAGGAAAGGGTAGTCGTCCTGGTAACCGGCAATGGCCTCAAAGACGTGGCCAATGCCATCAAGGCTGCCGGGGAACCCATCCGGGTGGCACCCTCCCTGGAGGCCCTTCATAAAGCACTAGGGGATTTAAAATTGCCCAATTATGGGTGGGGATATGTCCCGGAGCCGCGAATAGTGAAGCGCCGGTAA
- the xdh gene encoding selenium-dependent xanthine dehydrogenase — translation MRLELQVNGRRRVVDVHPDATLLEVLREDLRLTGAKNGCGEGTCGACTVLLGDKAVRACRTPVTRAAGQEIITVEGLSPREKEIYTFAFTAAGAVQCGFCTPGMVMEAKALLDRQPDPGEDEIRQAFKTHLCRCTGYQKIIAAVRLAGRALRGEIEPWAGDPPGMGKAFFRPDAPAKVLGEAVFVDDMQVPGMLYGAVFRLPCARAKVKAIDVTAAKEQPGVVAVLTAGDIPGERYQGHIFKDWPALVAVGEETRYTGDALALVAARSSRQARAALDYIKVDYEELPPLTSPQDSLAPGAPALHPKGNLLSETVVKKGDAEAALKSCAHVVTNTYTTPFTEHAFLEPESALAVPEDGGLTVYTSTQGVYEVHTQLVSLLNLPPQKVRVVNKCVGGGFGGKEDLSVQHHAALLAWVTQRPVKLTWTRRESILCHPKRHAMTITMTTGCDAEGKLVALVADLVADTGAYASLGAQVLERACTHATGPYRIPHVTIRGRAVYTNNPPAGAFRGFGVPQSNFAMESQLNLLATATGLSPWQIRWQNALEPGDTLGTRQVVSADIGLKDTLLAVKKAFESSPCAGIACGFKNVGLGVGTRDVGRANLAVAGGRVKIYSGAACMGQGLEAVLIQIVAETTGLPATLIDCVLADTALTPDAGCTTASRQSLFTGEATRRAAVALAGALKDHSLADLEGEVFQGEFYGATDPVNSTKEHPITHVGYSYATQVVILDEEGRVAKVVAAYDVGRAINPLNLEGQIEGGIVMGLGYALTEDFPLRDGIPVRQALGRLGLLRSHQVPQMEVHLIEKGGTPYAYGAKGIGELATIPTAAAVAGAYYRRDGKLRLSLPLEGTPYARSGK, via the coding sequence ATGCGTCTGGAATTGCAGGTTAATGGCCGGCGGCGGGTGGTTGATGTTCACCCGGACGCTACCTTGCTGGAAGTGTTACGGGAGGATCTACGGCTGACGGGAGCCAAAAACGGTTGTGGCGAGGGTACCTGCGGCGCCTGCACCGTGCTCCTGGGGGACAAGGCGGTCCGGGCCTGCCGGACGCCGGTCACCAGGGCCGCCGGCCAGGAGATCATTACCGTTGAGGGCTTGAGCCCGCGGGAAAAGGAGATTTATACTTTCGCCTTTACGGCGGCCGGGGCCGTGCAGTGCGGCTTCTGCACACCGGGGATGGTCATGGAAGCCAAAGCCCTCCTCGACCGGCAGCCGGACCCGGGTGAAGACGAAATCCGCCAGGCCTTCAAGACCCACCTCTGCCGTTGCACCGGTTACCAGAAGATTATTGCCGCCGTGCGCCTGGCCGGCCGCGCTTTAAGGGGCGAGATTGAGCCCTGGGCAGGTGACCCGCCCGGTATGGGTAAAGCCTTTTTCCGGCCCGATGCCCCGGCCAAGGTCCTGGGCGAAGCCGTCTTTGTCGACGACATGCAGGTACCCGGCATGCTTTACGGTGCCGTTTTTCGCCTGCCCTGTGCCCGGGCGAAGGTCAAGGCCATTGATGTCACAGCTGCTAAGGAACAGCCCGGGGTAGTGGCCGTCCTCACCGCCGGCGATATCCCGGGAGAGCGCTATCAGGGGCATATCTTTAAAGACTGGCCGGCCCTGGTGGCGGTAGGTGAGGAAACCCGCTATACCGGCGATGCCCTGGCCCTGGTGGCGGCCAGAAGCAGCCGGCAAGCCCGGGCGGCACTGGACTATATTAAAGTTGATTATGAAGAATTGCCCCCCCTGACTTCGCCCCAAGACTCCCTGGCGCCGGGGGCGCCGGCCCTGCACCCCAAAGGTAATTTATTAAGCGAAACGGTAGTCAAAAAAGGCGACGCTGAGGCAGCCTTAAAGTCCTGCGCCCACGTGGTAACCAATACTTATACCACGCCCTTTACGGAACACGCTTTCCTGGAGCCGGAGAGTGCCCTGGCGGTACCGGAGGACGGCGGCCTGACGGTCTACACCAGCACCCAGGGCGTGTATGAGGTCCATACCCAGCTGGTTTCCCTGCTCAACCTGCCGCCACAAAAGGTCCGGGTGGTCAACAAGTGTGTCGGCGGTGGTTTTGGCGGCAAAGAGGACCTGAGCGTGCAGCACCATGCCGCCCTGCTGGCCTGGGTAACGCAGAGGCCGGTAAAGCTGACCTGGACCCGCCGGGAAAGCATCCTCTGCCATCCCAAGCGCCATGCCATGACCATAACCATGACGACCGGCTGTGATGCGGAAGGTAAGCTGGTGGCCCTGGTGGCCGACCTGGTGGCCGATACCGGCGCCTATGCCTCCCTGGGGGCCCAGGTGCTGGAGCGGGCCTGCACCCACGCTACCGGCCCCTACCGCATCCCCCACGTTACCATCCGCGGCCGGGCCGTCTATACCAATAACCCGCCGGCCGGGGCTTTCCGCGGTTTTGGGGTGCCCCAGTCCAACTTTGCCATGGAGAGCCAGCTGAACCTCCTGGCAACTGCTACCGGCCTTTCCCCCTGGCAGATCCGCTGGCAGAACGCCCTGGAACCGGGCGACACCCTGGGCACCAGGCAGGTAGTCAGTGCCGACATCGGCCTGAAAGATACCCTGCTGGCCGTCAAGAAAGCCTTTGAAAGCAGCCCCTGCGCCGGGATAGCCTGCGGCTTTAAAAATGTCGGCCTCGGCGTTGGTACCCGGGATGTCGGCCGGGCCAACCTGGCAGTTGCCGGGGGACGGGTGAAGATCTACTCCGGGGCGGCCTGCATGGGCCAGGGGCTGGAGGCGGTTCTCATCCAGATTGTTGCCGAGACAACCGGCCTGCCGGCAACGCTGATTGACTGTGTGCTTGCCGATACGGCCCTCACTCCCGACGCTGGCTGCACGACGGCTTCCCGCCAGAGCCTCTTTACCGGGGAAGCAACCCGCCGGGCGGCGGTAGCCCTGGCGGGAGCTTTAAAAGACCATTCCCTTGCCGACCTGGAGGGCGAGGTTTTCCAGGGGGAATTCTACGGCGCCACTGATCCGGTTAATTCAACCAAGGAGCACCCCATAACCCATGTCGGCTACAGCTATGCCACCCAGGTAGTAATCCTGGATGAGGAGGGCCGGGTGGCTAAAGTAGTGGCTGCCTATGATGTGGGCCGGGCTATTAACCCCTTAAACCTGGAAGGCCAGATTGAGGGGGGCATTGTCATGGGCCTGGGTTATGCCCTGACGGAAGACTTCCCGCTCCGGGACGGTATCCCGGTACGCCAGGCCCTTGGCAGGCTGGGACTCTTGCGGAGTCACCAGGTACCGCAGATGGAGGTGCACCTGATAGAAAAGGGCGGCACTCCCTATGCCTACGGCGCCAAGGGTATTGGTGAGCTGGCGACCATTCCCACGGCGGCGGCCGTCGCCGGCGCCTACTACCGCCGCGACGGCAAATTACGCTTGAGCCTGCCCCTGGAAGGAACGCCGTATGCAAGAAGTGGGAAGTGA
- a CDS encoding PLP-dependent cysteine synthase family protein: MAGKIPFGPTFTEMCDPAQIDPAIRLRALKALKEDELDPINLFNITWKDANNQVRKMVLPPEVTGVDANIVVLLGRGFPSGSHKVGPAYATLIEGCVDGVIKPGEHTILGPSTGNFGIGVAYICKLLGFRAVVIMPDNMSKERYERIRKYGGELDLTPGTESDVILTLQRTYELKKDPRNFALAQFELLPNYRFHRHVTGNAAIEAVRGIGNGRIACFTSAPGSAGTLGAGDQIKKAFPECKVAALEPYECSTLYNGGRGQHRIEGIGDKMCTLIHNVLNTDFIVLIHDEDTVRGLKVLQDGTEVLIKNGVKEADALALRDNFGPSGICNILGAIKMAKFLRLGPGDNVVTIATDGFDRYPSVLENLAQRTLEIEDFVLERWFKDIFLKAHTHYIMDTRRPEAKERLFQQKEKDWLPFGYTREYLDAMKSPSFWDDEYAKIEYYDAKIKEMR, from the coding sequence ATGGCGGGTAAAATTCCCTTTGGCCCGACCTTCACGGAGATGTGCGACCCGGCGCAAATTGACCCGGCAATAAGGCTGCGGGCCTTAAAAGCCCTCAAGGAGGATGAGCTGGACCCCATTAACCTCTTCAACATCACCTGGAAAGACGCAAACAACCAGGTGCGGAAAATGGTCCTGCCCCCGGAGGTAACGGGGGTGGACGCCAATATCGTCGTCCTCCTGGGCCGGGGCTTCCCTTCCGGTTCCCACAAGGTGGGACCGGCTTACGCTACCTTGATTGAAGGCTGCGTTGACGGCGTCATCAAGCCCGGTGAACATACCATCCTGGGACCCTCAACGGGCAATTTCGGCATCGGCGTGGCCTATATCTGCAAACTCCTGGGCTTCCGGGCGGTAGTCATTATGCCCGATAACATGAGCAAGGAACGTTATGAACGCATCCGCAAGTACGGCGGCGAGCTGGACCTCACTCCGGGCACGGAGTCCGACGTTATTTTAACCTTGCAGCGCACCTATGAACTGAAAAAGGACCCCAGGAACTTTGCCCTGGCCCAGTTTGAATTGCTGCCCAACTACCGCTTCCACCGCCACGTGACCGGCAATGCCGCCATTGAGGCCGTCCGGGGTATCGGTAATGGCCGTATCGCCTGCTTTACTTCTGCTCCCGGTTCGGCGGGGACGCTGGGTGCCGGCGACCAGATTAAGAAGGCTTTCCCGGAATGTAAAGTGGCGGCCCTGGAGCCCTATGAGTGTTCCACCCTCTATAACGGGGGCCGCGGCCAGCACCGCATTGAAGGTATCGGCGACAAGATGTGCACCCTCATCCACAACGTCCTCAATACCGACTTTATTGTCCTCATCCACGATGAAGATACCGTCCGCGGCTTGAAGGTCCTCCAGGATGGCACTGAAGTCCTGATCAAGAATGGTGTGAAAGAAGCCGATGCCCTGGCCTTACGCGATAACTTCGGTCCTTCCGGCATTTGCAACATCCTGGGTGCCATTAAGATGGCCAAATTCTTACGGCTGGGGCCCGGCGATAACGTGGTGACCATTGCTACCGACGGTTTTGACCGCTATCCTTCCGTGCTGGAGAACCTGGCCCAGCGGACCCTGGAAATTGAGGACTTTGTCCTGGAACGCTGGTTTAAAGATATCTTCCTCAAGGCCCATACCCATTATATTATGGACACCCGCAGGCCGGAAGCCAAGGAGCGGCTCTTCCAGCAGAAGGAGAAAGACTGGCTGCCCTTTGGGTATACCAGAGAATACCTTGATGCTATGAAGAGCCCCTCTTTCTGGGATGACGAGTACGCTAAAATTGAGTATTACGACGCTAAAATAAAAGAGATGCGTTGA
- a CDS encoding phosphatidylglycerophosphatase A family protein, translated as MLLKQLVIAWLERRGVTLEDIARLVYEVQQKYIRNLTMAACRESVERVLEKREVQNAVFTGIAIDELAEKGQLAEPLATMLRNDDGLYGIDEVMALSIVNIYGSIGFTNFGYLDKVKPGIIGVVNSKKNEKVNTFLDDLVAAIAAAASSRLAHRDRDGLLK; from the coding sequence CTGTTGCTCAAGCAGCTAGTCATAGCCTGGCTGGAACGGCGGGGGGTAACATTAGAAGATATTGCCCGCCTGGTATATGAAGTCCAGCAAAAGTATATCCGCAACCTGACCATGGCCGCCTGCCGCGAGAGCGTTGAGCGGGTACTGGAAAAGCGGGAGGTCCAGAATGCCGTCTTTACCGGCATAGCCATTGATGAGCTGGCCGAAAAGGGGCAACTGGCCGAGCCCCTGGCTACCATGCTGCGTAATGATGACGGCCTCTACGGCATTGACGAGGTCATGGCCTTGAGCATCGTCAATATTTATGGCTCCATCGGTTTTACCAACTTCGGTTACCTGGACAAGGTCAAGCCGGGCATTATCGGTGTGGTCAACAGCAAGAAAAACGAGAAGGTCAACACCTTCCTCGACGACCTGGTGGCGGCCATCGCCGCTGCCGCCTCCTCCCGCCTGGCCCACCGCGACCGGGACGGGCTGCTGAAGTAA
- the yqeB gene encoding selenium-dependent molybdenum cofactor biosynthesis protein YqeB, which yields MRHLVVIKGAGDLASGVAHRLHQAGFPVIMTEIARPTVIRRAVAFAEAVYSGTITVEGVTARLVTGPEEALTKALQGEIAVLVDPRAEVITALRPPIVVDAILAKTNLGTNTDLAPIVIALGPGFTAGRDAHAVVETRRGHYLGRVIWQGEALPNTGIPGEVMGYTEERVLRAPADGIFMGCKAIGDPVTAGETVAMVDGVPIAARISGVLRGILHDELEVTIRMKVGDIDPRGERDYCFTISDKARAIAGGVLEAILHLTPSPENKLMLE from the coding sequence GTGCGGCATCTGGTAGTCATCAAAGGGGCGGGGGACCTGGCCAGCGGGGTGGCCCACCGTCTCCATCAAGCAGGTTTTCCGGTAATCATGACGGAGATAGCCCGGCCCACGGTGATCCGGCGGGCCGTGGCCTTTGCGGAAGCGGTTTATAGCGGCACCATTACTGTCGAGGGGGTTACGGCCCGCCTGGTGACCGGCCCTGAGGAGGCCTTAACGAAAGCCCTGCAGGGGGAAATTGCCGTCCTGGTGGATCCCCGGGCCGAAGTTATTACGGCCCTCCGGCCACCAATAGTCGTGGATGCCATCCTGGCCAAGACCAACTTGGGGACAAATACAGATCTGGCTCCCATTGTCATTGCCCTGGGACCGGGCTTTACGGCTGGCCGGGATGCCCATGCTGTAGTGGAAACCAGGCGCGGCCATTATCTCGGCCGGGTCATCTGGCAGGGGGAAGCCCTCCCCAATACCGGTATCCCGGGTGAAGTCATGGGCTATACCGAAGAAAGGGTCTTAAGGGCGCCGGCAGATGGTATATTTATGGGTTGCAAGGCCATCGGCGACCCGGTGACTGCCGGCGAAACGGTGGCCATGGTTGACGGCGTGCCCATAGCAGCGAGGATAAGCGGGGTGTTGCGGGGGATTCTTCATGATGAGCTGGAAGTCACCATACGAATGAAGGTTGGCGACATCGACCCCCGCGGTGAACGGGATTACTGTTTCACCATTTCCGATAAAGCCCGGGCCATCGCCGGCGGGGTTTTGGAGGCTATCTTGCACCTCACCCCTTCCCCGGAAAATAAACTTATGTTAGAATAG